A single Arcobacter sp. FWKO B DNA region contains:
- the ppk2 gene encoding polyphosphate kinase 2: MNLNEFNKTAYAGLFISNEEHQVFGFKYIARFQLNKKRYVKVLGYSKKNKLTDDSAYALLEKYKESLTTNKASSKTITPKQTTVPKVVHPRSTKLPKECEDMRMVLGNYEGYNIDALKEAIQGFYDSEEMKPYQIELIKMQNYLEATSKKMIILFEGRDASGKGGAIRRITRYMNNKHYRVVALGKPTETQRSQWFFQRYIEHFPTGGEVVLFDRSWYNRAMVEPIFGFCTQEEHDIFMEDVVNFEHDLVRQNIILIKLYFSVSKSEQLRRFERRMTDPLRQWKLSEVDLQAQDLWDDFSEKKYEMLKRTNSNPAPWYVVRSDDKHKARLEAVKIILNSVDYPNRNTALDYMPNEEINISVQKELARMRKQKDY; the protein is encoded by the coding sequence ATGAATTTAAATGAATTTAATAAAACTGCTTATGCTGGACTTTTTATATCTAATGAGGAACATCAAGTATTTGGTTTTAAGTATATAGCAAGGTTCCAATTAAATAAAAAAAGGTATGTAAAAGTTTTGGGATATTCTAAAAAAAATAAACTTACAGATGATAGTGCATATGCTTTATTGGAAAAATATAAAGAGTCATTAACAACAAATAAAGCATCTTCAAAAACTATTACTCCAAAACAAACTACTGTACCAAAAGTTGTACATCCAAGAAGTACAAAATTGCCAAAAGAGTGTGAAGATATGAGAATGGTTCTAGGTAATTATGAAGGGTACAATATTGATGCACTAAAAGAAGCCATACAAGGTTTTTATGATTCAGAAGAGATGAAACCTTATCAAATAGAGCTTATAAAAATGCAAAATTATTTAGAAGCTACAAGTAAAAAGATGATTATCCTTTTTGAAGGGCGTGATGCTTCTGGAAAAGGGGGTGCTATTAGAAGAATTACAAGATATATGAATAATAAGCATTATCGTGTAGTAGCCCTTGGAAAGCCTACTGAAACACAAAGAAGTCAATGGTTTTTCCAAAGATATATAGAACACTTCCCAACTGGTGGCGAGGTTGTATTATTTGATAGAAGTTGGTACAATCGTGCTATGGTTGAACCTATATTTGGTTTTTGTACGCAAGAAGAACATGATATATTTATGGAAGATGTTGTAAATTTTGAACATGATCTTGTTAGACAAAATATCATTTTAATAAAACTTTATTTTAGTGTTTCAAAATCTGAACAACTTAGAAGATTTGAGCGAAGGATGACTGACCCACTTAGACAATGGAAACTTAGCGAAGTTGATTTACAAGCTCAAGATTTATGGGATGATTTTAGTGAAAAAAAATATGAGATGTTAAAAAGAACAAATTCAAATCCAGCTCCTTGGTATGTAGTAAGAAGTGATGATAAACATAAGGCTAGGCTTGAAGCTGTTAAGATTATTTTAAATAGTGTTGATTATCCAAATAGAAATACAGCACTTGATTATATGCCAAATGAAGAGATAAATATAAGTGTTCAAAAAGAACTAGCTCGTATGAGAAAACAAAAGGATTATTAA
- the ppk2 gene encoding polyphosphate kinase 2, which translates to MSTKRNIIETEFKELEEINTPDSDEHIACSLEKPKPLKEKKGKVQIWVKKSTLEYEKQLVQLQIELLKLQNHVKDKGLKVLMIFEGRDAAGKGGTIKRITEHLNPRGARVVALEKPSDVQKTQWYFQRYVEHLPSAGEIVLFDRSWYNRAGVEPVMGFCTPHEHYEFLRDVPLFEEMLVKSGVILLKFYFSVSKHEQAKRFEKRSVDPLKQYKLSPVDQQSQNLWDKYTVAKFSMLMASNTDDAPWTIVRSDDKKRARLNCIKYILNAIKYPNRVDKHRIVVDPEIVLSGSQEIQLMENEKTFEERS; encoded by the coding sequence ATGAGTACAAAAAGAAATATAATTGAAACAGAATTTAAAGAATTGGAAGAGATAAATACACCTGATAGTGATGAACATATTGCTTGTAGTTTAGAAAAACCAAAACCTTTAAAAGAAAAAAAGGGCAAAGTTCAAATTTGGGTTAAAAAAAGTACATTAGAGTACGAAAAACAACTTGTGCAACTCCAAATTGAACTACTTAAGCTTCAAAATCATGTAAAAGATAAAGGTTTAAAAGTATTAATGATCTTTGAAGGAAGAGATGCTGCAGGAAAAGGTGGTACAATCAAAAGAATTACTGAGCATTTAAATCCTAGGGGTGCTAGAGTAGTAGCACTAGAAAAGCCAAGTGATGTGCAAAAAACTCAGTGGTATTTTCAAAGATATGTAGAACATCTTCCAAGTGCAGGTGAAATTGTACTATTTGACAGAAGTTGGTACAATCGTGCTGGAGTTGAACCTGTAATGGGATTTTGTACACCACATGAACATTATGAGTTTTTAAGAGATGTACCATTGTTTGAGGAGATGTTGGTTAAATCTGGAGTTATATTGCTTAAATTTTATTTTTCAGTTTCAAAACACGAACAAGCAAAAAGATTTGAAAAAAGATCTGTTGATCCTTTAAAACAATATAAACTTTCTCCTGTAGATCAACAATCTCAAAATTTATGGGATAAATATACTGTGGCTAAATTTTCTATGCTTATGGCATCAAATACTGATGATGCACCTTGGACTATAGTAAGAAGTGATGATAAAAAAAGAGCTAGATTAAATTGTATAAAATATATCTTAAATGCAATAAAGTATCCTAATAGGGTAGATAAACACAGGATAGTTGTTGATCCAGAAATTGTATTATCAGGAAGCCAAGAAATACAGCTAATGGAAAATGAAAAAACATTTGAAGAGAGGTCATAA
- the nspC gene encoding carboxynorspermidine decarboxylase: MSNIPSPCFVCEEELLEKNLLILDKVQKQSGAKILLALKGFAMWSTFDLVKKYLQGCCASGLNEAKLAHEVFGKEVHTYSPGYKDEDFAEIAKISNHIVFNSFNQWQKYKSRINPHNSCGLRINPEYSSVEVDIYNPCGAYSRLGITRSEFKPELLEGIEGLHFHALCEQNVDALEGVLDAFVEKFGEFIPKMKWINFGGGHHITRVDYEVDRLIEVIKEFKAKYPMVEVYLEPGEAVGWQTGYLEATVLDIVHNKIDIAILDTSAEAHMPDTLAMPYRPMVRNSGLTDEKKHNYRLGGNTCLAGDIIGDYSFDKKLEVGDRIIFEDMIHYTMVKTTTFNGINLPSIAIKKKDGSVEVVKNFGYEDYKMRLS; this comes from the coding sequence ATGTCAAATATTCCCTCACCTTGTTTTGTATGTGAAGAAGAATTATTAGAAAAAAATTTACTTATTTTGGATAAAGTTCAAAAGCAAAGTGGTGCAAAAATTTTACTTGCTTTAAAAGGCTTTGCAATGTGGAGCACATTTGATTTAGTAAAAAAGTATTTACAAGGATGCTGTGCAAGTGGTTTAAATGAAGCAAAACTAGCACACGAAGTATTTGGTAAAGAGGTACATACTTACTCTCCAGGGTATAAAGATGAAGATTTTGCTGAAATTGCTAAGATATCAAATCATATAGTATTTAACTCTTTTAATCAATGGCAAAAGTATAAATCAAGAATTAATCCACACAACAGTTGTGGATTAAGAATTAATCCTGAATATTCAAGTGTAGAGGTAGATATTTATAATCCATGTGGTGCATATTCAAGACTAGGGATTACTAGAAGTGAATTTAAACCAGAATTACTTGAAGGGATAGAAGGATTACATTTTCACGCTCTTTGTGAACAAAATGTAGATGCATTAGAGGGAGTGTTGGATGCTTTTGTAGAAAAGTTTGGCGAGTTTATACCAAAAATGAAATGGATTAATTTTGGTGGTGGACATCACATTACAAGAGTAGATTATGAAGTAGATAGATTGATAGAAGTAATAAAAGAATTTAAAGCAAAATATCCTATGGTTGAAGTATATCTTGAACCAGGTGAAGCAGTAGGTTGGCAAACTGGATATCTTGAAGCAACAGTATTAGATATAGTACATAATAAAATAGATATTGCAATACTTGATACTTCAGCTGAAGCTCATATGCCTGATACTCTTGCTATGCCTTATCGTCCTATGGTAAGAAATAGTGGGCTTACAGATGAAAAAAAACATAACTATAGATTAGGTGGAAATACTTGCCTTGCTGGAGATATTATAGGGGATTATTCATTTGATAAGAAACTTGAAGTTGGTGATAGAATAATTTTTGAAGATATGATACATTATACAATGGTAAAAACTACAACTTTTAATGGTATAAATCTACCTTCAATAGCAATTAAGAAAAAAGATGGAAGTGTTGAGGTTGTGAAGAATTTTGGATATGAAGACTATAAAATGAGACTTTCATAA
- the mltC gene encoding membrane-bound lytic murein transglycosylase MltC: protein MKKFLFAFSVIFFAGCTASDIQAITQAAMSKDPIGTIGQIAQRRVINYTSVELAKIIEAFKKEVERNWGNEAKTPSPKEYVKYTQNYKSMAHVNFDKGEILVQTLDNKNPTNSLKSAIITTLLTPEDPRAVDLYSDAEIKLSGTPYLYKTVMDHTGNYISSKSRASNFADFLIKNNLQTKTINHNGKSELVHFVQIQMVKNHLQVRAQKYKPLVQRYSKEYNLSQSLIFAIMKTESDFNPFAISNANAIGLMQIVPTSAGRDVNKFLYNKDITPSRDFLYDAKNNIQFGSTYLHMLNTNYLSRVNNPISREYCIIAGYNTGAGNVLKTFSNDRTKAFEIINSMNPNDVYKKLRSSLPYNETRRYLYKVIESKKEFTNL, encoded by the coding sequence ATGAAAAAGTTTTTATTTGCATTTAGTGTTATATTCTTTGCAGGTTGTACAGCTTCAGATATACAAGCCATAACTCAAGCTGCAATGAGCAAAGACCCTATAGGAACAATAGGTCAAATAGCTCAAAGAAGAGTTATCAACTACACATCAGTAGAACTAGCAAAAATCATAGAAGCTTTTAAAAAAGAGGTAGAAAGAAATTGGGGAAATGAGGCAAAAACTCCTTCTCCAAAAGAATATGTTAAATATACACAAAATTATAAGTCTATGGCTCATGTAAACTTTGATAAGGGTGAAATACTTGTTCAAACTTTAGATAATAAGAATCCAACAAACTCCCTAAAAAGTGCTATTATAACTACCCTTTTGACACCTGAAGATCCAAGAGCTGTTGATTTATATTCAGATGCAGAAATCAAACTTAGTGGAACTCCATACCTTTATAAAACAGTAATGGATCACACAGGAAATTATATATCATCAAAATCTCGTGCTTCAAATTTTGCAGACTTTTTAATCAAAAATAACTTACAAACTAAAACAATAAATCATAATGGTAAAAGTGAACTAGTCCATTTTGTCCAAATACAAATGGTAAAAAATCATCTACAAGTAAGAGCACAAAAATACAAACCTTTAGTACAAAGATATTCAAAAGAGTACAATTTATCACAAAGTCTAATTTTTGCCATAATGAAAACTGAAAGTGATTTTAATCCATTTGCTATAAGTAATGCAAATGCTATAGGACTTATGCAAATAGTTCCAACTAGTGCAGGAAGAGATGTAAATAAATTTTTATATAATAAGGATATTACACCTAGTAGAGATTTTTTATATGATGCAAAAAATAATATCCAATTTGGAAGTACTTATTTACATATGTTAAATACAAATTATCTATCAAGAGTAAATAATCCAATATCTAGAGAATATTGTATTATTGCTGGATACAATACTGGTGCTGGAAATGTATTAAAAACTTTTTCTAATGATAGAACTAAAGCATTTGAAATTATTAATTCTATGAATCCAAATGATGTATATAAAAAACTAAGAAGTTCATTACCTTATAATGAAACTAGACGCTATTTATATAAAGTTATAGAAAGTAAAAAAGAGTTTACAAATCTTTAA
- the acpS gene encoding holo-ACP synthase: MFVGTDITVIARFDKMVEKFGNKAYKRFLNDEEIALVKTTTTAAGFWAAKEAVSKALGCGIGAELSFHDIIIKKSIKNKPLLVFCDEVKKKFSIKQSSLSISHDGGFAIAVVIIEVDI; the protein is encoded by the coding sequence ATGTTTGTAGGAACAGATATTACAGTAATAGCTAGATTTGATAAGATGGTTGAGAAGTTTGGTAATAAGGCATATAAAAGATTTTTAAATGATGAAGAGATTGCTTTGGTAAAAACAACAACAACAGCAGCTGGGTTTTGGGCAGCTAAAGAAGCTGTTAGTAAAGCATTAGGCTGTGGAATAGGAGCTGAACTATCATTTCACGATATTATCATAAAAAAAAGTATTAAGAACAAACCATTACTGGTATTTTGTGACGAAGTTAAAAAGAAATTCTCAATAAAGCAAAGCTCCTTGTCTATTTCACATGACGGAGGCTTTGCTATTGCTGTAGTAATTATTGAAGTAGATATATAA
- the ruvX gene encoding Holliday junction resolvase RuvX, translating into MKLCAIDVGLKRIGVATSVFGDIVTPQEPILRKNRDQAASDVDKFLTLNQIDKLIIGYPSSSIDMQNRIRHFSGLLKFGGEKIFVEEDMSSIEAEEQTKGIIKHKRDGKIDSIAASIILKRYLGCL; encoded by the coding sequence GTGAAACTTTGTGCTATAGATGTAGGACTAAAGAGAATAGGGGTGGCAACTTCTGTTTTTGGCGATATTGTAACACCACAAGAGCCAATTTTACGCAAAAATAGAGACCAAGCAGCTAGTGATGTGGATAAGTTTTTGACCCTTAATCAAATAGATAAGCTTATTATTGGCTATCCAAGTTCTAGTATTGATATGCAAAATAGAATTAGACATTTTAGTGGGCTTTTAAAGTTTGGTGGTGAAAAGATTTTTGTAGAAGAAGATATGAGTTCCATTGAAGCTGAAGAGCAAACTAAAGGGATAATAAAGCACAAAAGAGATGGGAAGATAGATTCAATAGCTGCTAGTATTATACTTAAGAGGTATCTTGGATGTTTGTAG
- a CDS encoding methylenetetrahydrofolate reductase, which produces MFQTLIQKLQGNEKYITLETTPAHEPSIDSLISKIKVLELEKHVDGFSATDSPLAKMKYSSLFASLKIQQTFGKPCLATMTMRDKNKIALQSDLLGANDFDVRAILALTGDPAKMSDQPHTKGVFEGNSNMLLQIIKSFNHSMDFAGKPFKSEPKPIYPFAVSNSYAKNMQSLQKKLHKKVQYGALGIITQPIFDIENGKKLLELFDEVKNSFDDDRAKATLILGVFPVTKFRTAQFLSAHVPGIYVPNDWIDALSEASKISEDEEYKVGMSLSKKLLDDVQKIHPKVHLMTANRFDVAKELLS; this is translated from the coding sequence ATGTTTCAAACACTTATCCAAAAACTTCAAGGTAACGAGAAATATATAACACTTGAAACTACTCCAGCTCATGAGCCAAGTATTGATTCTTTGATATCAAAAATAAAGGTCTTGGAACTTGAAAAGCATGTAGATGGCTTTAGTGCAACTGATAGCCCACTAGCAAAGATGAAATATAGCTCACTTTTTGCTTCACTAAAAATACAACAAACTTTTGGCAAACCGTGTCTTGCTACGATGACTATGAGGGATAAAAACAAAATAGCTTTGCAGTCTGATTTACTAGGGGCTAATGATTTTGATGTCAGAGCTATTTTGGCTTTGACAGGTGATCCAGCCAAAATGTCTGATCAACCTCATACAAAAGGTGTTTTTGAGGGAAATAGCAATATGCTACTTCAAATCATAAAATCATTCAATCACTCTATGGATTTTGCAGGAAAACCTTTTAAAAGTGAGCCAAAGCCAATATATCCATTTGCTGTTAGTAATTCTTATGCTAAAAATATGCAAAGTCTTCAAAAAAAACTACATAAAAAAGTCCAATATGGAGCTTTGGGTATTATTACTCAACCTATTTTTGATATTGAAAATGGCAAAAAACTATTAGAACTTTTTGATGAGGTGAAAAATAGTTTTGATGATGATAGAGCAAAAGCTACTTTGATTTTGGGAGTTTTTCCTGTGACAAAGTTTAGGACTGCTCAGTTTTTGAGTGCTCATGTTCCTGGTATTTATGTACCAAATGATTGGATAGATGCCCTTAGTGAGGCTTCAAAGATAAGTGAAGATGAAGAGTATAAAGTGGGTATGAGTTTAAGTAAAAAACTTCTTGATGATGTACAAAAGATTCATCCAAAAGTACATCTTATGACTGCAAATAGATTTGATGTAGCAAAAGAGTTACTATCGTGA
- the serB gene encoding phosphoserine phosphatase SerB yields the protein MKLAVFDFDSTLMDGETIDFLAQELGLKEQVSHITELAMSGQLDFFESLTTRVSLLKGLQYHKVLDICRNLPLMPGAEEVVKGLQDRGYKVVCFSGGFREGTTPAKLKLGLDADFANFLHHKDGLLSGYVGGDMMFGFSKGDMLVRLQKLLGVSVEDTIAVGDGANDKSMFEHASKRVAFCAKEVLKKEANIIIDTKDLSLILNQI from the coding sequence ATGAAACTAGCAGTATTTGATTTTGACTCAACACTTATGGATGGTGAGACTATTGACTTTTTAGCACAAGAGCTTGGACTCAAAGAACAAGTATCTCATATTACAGAACTTGCAATGAGCGGGCAACTTGATTTTTTTGAATCTTTGACTACAAGAGTATCACTTCTTAAAGGTTTACAATACCATAAAGTACTAGATATTTGTAGAAACTTACCTCTAATGCCTGGAGCTGAGGAAGTAGTAAAAGGGCTTCAAGATAGAGGATATAAAGTAGTGTGTTTTAGTGGTGGTTTTAGAGAAGGTACAACTCCAGCGAAACTAAAACTTGGGCTTGATGCTGATTTTGCAAACTTCTTACACCATAAAGATGGGCTTCTTAGTGGTTATGTAGGTGGAGATATGATGTTTGGCTTTAGCAAAGGTGATATGCTAGTTCGTCTTCAAAAACTTCTTGGAGTTAGTGTAGAAGATACTATAGCTGTAGGTGATGGAGCAAATGACAAAAGTATGTTTGAACACGCAAGCAAAAGAGTTGCATTTTGTGCAAAAGAGGTACTCAAAAAAGAGGCAAATATTATAATAGATACGAAAGATTTATCACTGATTTTAAATCAAATATAA
- a CDS encoding transaldolase — protein MNLRQNINYSIWCDFIERDFLENEFKTLISDGIIHGATSNPAIFENSITNSPAYKNDISSMQHLSQKEIYEALAIKDIKRAAEILLPLYEKDSNDGFISIEVDPTLCDDMMGTIEEGVRLFKTIDMPNVMIKVPATIAGYGAMRELTSMGINVNATLIFTPNQAIECAKALDIGIKKSTHSPKAVISVFVSRFDRACDELCQTKGLETAKLGIINATKCYHEVEKFANSNIRTLFASTGVKGDDLPKSYYIDTLIYPNSINTAPLDTIKAFISTGKKQETKLLSLQECDTYLKLLNDNGIDIEAVSQQLLSDGLGAFKVSFAQMLNKLKN, from the coding sequence ATGAACTTAAGACAAAACATAAACTACTCAATTTGGTGTGATTTTATAGAAAGAGATTTCTTAGAAAACGAATTTAAAACTCTTATATCTGATGGTATTATTCACGGTGCTACAAGTAACCCAGCAATATTTGAAAACTCTATTACTAACTCACCTGCGTATAAAAATGATATAAGCTCAATGCAACACTTATCACAAAAAGAAATTTATGAGGCACTTGCTATCAAAGATATAAAAAGAGCAGCTGAGATTTTACTTCCACTTTACGAAAAAGACTCAAATGATGGATTTATTTCTATAGAAGTTGACCCTACTCTATGTGATGATATGATGGGGACTATTGAAGAGGGTGTAAGGCTTTTTAAAACTATTGATATGCCAAATGTGATGATAAAAGTTCCTGCAACAATTGCTGGATATGGTGCTATGAGAGAGCTTACAAGTATGGGTATCAATGTAAATGCTACACTTATTTTCACTCCAAATCAAGCAATAGAGTGTGCAAAAGCACTTGATATTGGTATCAAAAAAAGTACTCACAGCCCAAAAGCTGTAATTTCAGTTTTTGTAAGTAGATTTGATAGAGCATGTGATGAATTATGCCAAACTAAAGGGCTAGAAACTGCTAAACTTGGTATTATCAATGCTACAAAATGTTATCATGAAGTAGAAAAATTTGCAAATTCAAATATAAGAACACTTTTTGCTAGTACTGGCGTAAAGGGTGATGATTTACCAAAAAGCTATTATATAGACACTTTAATATACCCAAATAGCATAAATACCGCTCCTCTTGATACAATAAAAGCTTTTATATCAACTGGTAAAAAACAAGAAACTAAACTTTTAAGTTTACAAGAGTGTGATACTTATTTAAAACTTTTAAATGACAATGGCATAGATATAGAAGCTGTTAGTCAGCAACTTCTAAGTGATGGACTAGGTGCATTTAAAGTCTCTTTTGCACAAATGTTAAATAAATTAAAAAACTAA
- a CDS encoding FIST N-terminal domain-containing protein: MKTFTIVYKNKFELSRFIDENHISHHHGEILVQVFTSKNQKKFILTLVESITSKLPNCKIIGTTTCGEICDSGMTEHSSVISFSLFDKTSIEIIFKNNISQPYTTGIEIAKKLIEKKDLKCAIAFSDGLHFNVDQIVKGINTVDGSIVLCGGIAGDNAKFHHSFIFTNDQISDNAIVIAGLYSTSLYIHTDYNFNWLSIGKTHTITSSDENRVFMIDDMTPIEFYKYYLGEDIEQFLPNIGIEFPLIIQNDDIPLGRAVLKKHDDGTLSFAGNLNVGTPIKFGYGDIEMILNHSKDIVNKINNHIPIETIFIYSCMARKTLLKKDINLELLPLNNLSTISGFFTYGEFLNYNNKNYVLNETMTILTLSEVKKTGIVNNSETNDVKVLHSDFIRKKALSTLIAQTSKELEELQNNLAKQVQIELEKSIEKDNLIKISSRQALLGEMIEMILHQWRQPLSTFALATSSLQLFKETGQLTDTMFDKNIDIMMNNVHFLNETINIFRDFYNTKKETKKTKPSVLIHKVSVLLTPMFKNFVSMLELQIIDNEWFEIDENELIQVLLNIIKNAIDEFKKNKIEQPKIKITINQIDSKLHINIEDNGGGIDEMILDKIFDKKFTTKKNQEGTGLGLAISKDIIEKNLGGKIFALNGTYGAIFKIKVPIK, translated from the coding sequence ATGAAAACATTTACCATAGTCTACAAAAATAAATTTGAATTAAGTAGATTTATTGATGAGAATCATATTTCTCATCATCATGGGGAAATTTTAGTACAAGTTTTTACATCTAAAAATCAAAAAAAATTTATCTTAACACTTGTAGAATCTATAACATCAAAACTTCCTAATTGTAAAATTATTGGCACAACAACTTGTGGAGAAATATGTGATAGTGGAATGACAGAACACTCAAGTGTTATTTCATTTTCACTTTTTGACAAAACTTCAATTGAGATTATTTTTAAAAATAACATATCACAACCATACACTACTGGTATAGAAATAGCTAAAAAACTTATTGAAAAAAAAGATTTAAAATGTGCAATAGCTTTTAGTGATGGATTACATTTTAATGTTGATCAAATAGTAAAAGGGATCAACACAGTAGATGGAAGTATAGTTCTTTGTGGTGGTATTGCTGGAGATAATGCAAAGTTTCACCATAGTTTTATATTCACAAATGATCAAATATCAGATAATGCTATTGTAATAGCTGGACTTTATAGTACTAGTTTATATATTCATACAGATTATAACTTTAATTGGCTCAGTATTGGCAAAACGCATACTATTACATCATCAGATGAAAATAGGGTTTTTATGATAGATGATATGACTCCAATTGAGTTTTACAAATATTATCTTGGAGAAGATATAGAACAATTTTTACCCAATATTGGGATAGAATTTCCATTAATTATACAAAATGATGATATTCCATTAGGAAGAGCTGTTCTTAAAAAACATGATGATGGGACACTAAGTTTTGCAGGAAATCTTAATGTTGGTACACCTATTAAATTTGGTTATGGTGATATTGAGATGATTTTAAATCACTCTAAAGATATTGTTAATAAAATAAATAACCATATCCCTATAGAAACAATTTTTATTTATTCTTGTATGGCAAGAAAAACCTTACTAAAAAAAGATATTAATCTTGAATTATTACCACTCAATAATTTATCTACAATCAGTGGATTTTTTACATATGGTGAGTTTTTGAACTATAATAACAAAAACTATGTATTAAATGAAACAATGACTATATTAACCCTTAGTGAAGTTAAAAAAACTGGTATCGTAAACAATAGTGAAACCAATGATGTGAAAGTTTTACATTCAGATTTTATTAGAAAAAAGGCTTTATCAACATTAATAGCCCAAACTTCAAAAGAGTTAGAGGAGTTACAAAACAACCTTGCAAAACAAGTTCAAATTGAACTTGAAAAATCAATAGAAAAAGACAATTTAATAAAAATCAGTTCAAGACAAGCACTTTTGGGTGAAATGATAGAAATGATACTACATCAATGGAGACAGCCACTAAGTACATTTGCACTTGCAACTTCATCTTTACAGCTTTTCAAAGAAACAGGGCAACTTACAGATACAATGTTTGATAAAAATATTGATATAATGATGAATAATGTCCATTTTCTCAATGAAACAATAAATATTTTTAGAGACTTTTATAATACAAAAAAAGAGACTAAAAAAACAAAACCATCTGTTTTAATCCATAAAGTATCTGTATTATTAACTCCTATGTTTAAAAACTTTGTTAGTATGCTAGAGTTACAAATAATTGATAATGAGTGGTTTGAAATTGATGAAAATGAACTTATTCAAGTTTTACTTAATATTATAAAAAATGCAATAGATGAATTTAAGAAAAACAAAATTGAACAACCAAAAATTAAAATTACTATCAATCAAATCGATTCTAAACTTCACATTAATATTGAAGACAACGGTGGAGGGATAGATGAAATGATACTTGATAAAATATTTGACAAAAAATTTACTACCAAAAAAAATCAAGAAGGGACTGGCTTGGGACTTGCAATTAGTAAAGATATTATAGAAAAAAATCTTGGTGGAAAAATTTTTGCCTTAAATGGAACTTATGGTGCTATTTTTAAAATAAAAGTTCCTATAAAATAA